A window of Sorex araneus isolate mSorAra2 chromosome 3, mSorAra2.pri, whole genome shotgun sequence genomic DNA:
GAGGGTGCTGTGGGGCGCGGGGCGCAGAGAAGGTGCCCTGGAGCCCCGTCAGGTTCCCCCCACACCCTGGGagagacggggggagggggggctcagGAGGCCGCCAGcgcctgtccctcccctcccccctgggcGGGGTGGGGTCCTGGATCCGCCCCCCCGGAAGCCGTGTCTGTACCTGAGATGCTGGCCCCACAGTCCAGCTCGTCGCTGCCGTCGGCGCACTGGGCAAAGCCGTCACACACGGAGTCGGGGAGCAGACAGACGCCCCGGTCACAGGGGAACTCGCCCTGGGCACAGCTCCCTGGGGGACGTGGGCCGTGAGAACCCCCTttccctgcagcccccctgcccctggaGCGCTGAGGGGGAAGCACTCACCGTGTCCTGGGGCCACGGCCTGGAACCAGGCGTGGAAGCCAAAGCCGGCCACGCTGCCGTCTGAGACAAAGGCCACCCGCAGCCGGCTGGTGTTGGTGttgagggtggggggcggcacCCTCCCGCACACCCTGCGggcagccggggtgggggtggggtggtgagggcagATCAGGGCCAGCCCCAAGGGAGACCACCTGGGCACTGGGCTCCCTTTTCCTCAAGCCCTAACTGGGTGGCCAGTTGGTCCGAGAggcccctcccctttcccagggGCTCTGCTCTTCCTGGTCCCGGTCTGGCTCTCATGGAGATGGAGAGCTGGAGGAAACTGGGATCAGAGAGGGCACGTGACTTCTCCCAGGTCACACAGCATGGTTGGCGGCCAGAGCTTTGTCTCCTCCCAGGCCAGCCTTTCTCCCCACCGCTTCCCATGTCTGCTGTCCAGACAGGCTCAGGACAAAGCTCCAATCTCCTGCAGGCAGAGGGACCCACCTGAGGAGGGGCCCATCAGGCTCCGGGGCGATTTCCAGGCGATCAAACAGACAGGAAGCCACACTCTCCATGCTCAGCGTCTCGATCCGGAGCTGGATGGCCTGGCCAGGGGTCACTCGGATGTGCCACACGCAGTGGGCATTGGGGGGGTAGGGGTCCGGGTAGTTGGGACTGCTGAAGAAGCCCTGGGGGCCGGGAAGGAGCCCCCCACAAGCTGCAggtgaaggggagaggggagggcctTGGTCGCCAAAGGTTCTCTCCAGGTCCTGCCTCCCCAACATCCTCCTCCCGCGACGTCCGTCCCCCGGACTCACTGGGCTGGGGCGTGGGGCTCCCGCTTGCTTCCTGCTGCCCTCTGGGGGGCACGGTAGCCTGAgaagtggggctggggctggggctggggggacgccGGGCAGGCAGTGGACGATGGGCGACCCCCGAGGATGGTGGTGCCTGCAGCTCTGCAGGTGGGGaaaggagggggtgggcttcagagGGGCTGGGGCCCAGGTCCAGAGACCCCACTGGCCTTCTCCCCGCGGCTCTGGCACTCACGGGCCAGGATGACGGCCACCAGCAGGCCGGCCAGCAGTACCAGCAGGCCGGCCAGCAGCAGTGTGCACAGCCCCGAGAAGCGGCAGTCGGCACGCAGCTCCCGGGGACGCCGACCTGCAAGCACAGGCGGTCCTGAGCACCCCTTCCCTCGGACCCCACATCCCACCCTCAGCTCGCCGGGCCTCTGGGCTAGACCCTCGGTGGGGGCCCTTGAGATGGTTACCGGGCCAGGGAACTCGGGGCATCCCGCTGGCGTCCTCCCGAGGGGCTGGTGTGACGCCGGGCAGCCCGGGTTCGGGCTCAAAGGCCGGGTTGCTGAACTCGGTCTGAAGGGAAGAGGTTTGAGGGCTGAGGGCGGTGGTCGCAGCCCGGGGGTCTTGGCAGGGTGTCCCGCGCCCTCACCTTGCTCAGCTCTGCCGCCTCCACGCAGACGCCCATGTCCGAGTAGGTCCTCATGGCTCAGGGCTCTGGCGGCCTCCCAGCCCCTGTGCCCCTCAACTCTCCGCTTCCCAAAGGGGCAGCCCGGCTGCAGGCGTGACGGCTGCCGTGGACAACTGCCCCACACTACCAGCTGCTGCGTCTAGGGGTTCTGGGGGGGCGCCCAATGGAATTTGTGAAGGCACGAAGCAAGCTCTTAATCCAGCTCAGCTGAGGAGCGGGGGTCAGACCCCTGGCAGGGGCTTCGGCCTTTACAGGTCCAGGCAGCTGCAACCAGCCGCCTACTGGCTGTGAGCCCAGGGGCCCTGGACAAGTAGCTAAGGAGGGGCCCTGACCTCCCCCTTTCTCCCGCTCTCTGTTTTTTGGTGGGTGGTTTaagcccagccatgctcagggctgactgctggctctgtactcagggatcactcctgccagggctcaggggacccgtgtggtgccagggatggagtctgggtcagctgtgtataaagcgggtaccctccccgctgtcctgtctctccagcaaccccccaccccttccgcTTTCTTTTCCTCACTCTAGGTATGGAGTAGGCCCCTCAGGAGAGCTGGAGCTCGACCTCCTGCATGAAGGCTGAGGGAGACTTAGAGAGGGGCAGGCAGCTGCAGAGCCCGAGGGTTCTGAACTAAACCAGCCGCCTCCAGCCCCCACCGTCCCTCCTGGCCCCGAGGTGTCTGGGGTCTTAGTGCAGCCTGGGAGTTCCCGGGATGCAGGACATGAAGACAGGTCTAGGAGGTAGAAGGCTAGTCTCGAAGAACCTGGGGCGGTGGGTGCTGAGTGCACAGTAAAAGGTGTGCAGGAGCCAGAggaacagcacagcggggagggcgcttgccttgcacgtggccagcccgggtttaatccccggcaccccagagggtccaaaagccccatcaggagcaattcctgagtgcagagccaggagtcacccctgagcatcgctgggtttggcccccaaacaaaactgccgccacaaagaagaaaaacccCAACAGGAAAACACGTGTGAACACTGCAGCCAGGAGGCGCCGTGGGCCCAGCACTGCAACCTGTCCCTTGAGCACGTGAGCATGGGCCCCAGCTAAAGGAGAGCGACCTGGGTGAGCCCCAGCGAGCACACGACCAGATGTGCGGGCACCGCGGCCAATTGCGCAGACCCTGGTCATGGCACCAGCAAGAGTGTCAACTGTGGGGGCAAGGGGCTTTGCTGCCTCTGCTGTGGCCCTTCTGGGAATGGGCCTGGCCTCCCCTGGAGCTACAGTCTGCCCAGGTGACCTTTTCTTGGACTTCAAAATCTTTCTGGAGCCGAAGGtaaggacccccgcccccccaccagcgGTGGAAGGGAAAAGAACTAGAGTGGCACGTGGGGGCCTGCGTATCCGACGCATTTGAGCCCTGCACAGCCCTGCAGGGCGGCTTGGGGCTGCTCCCCAGGAACCGAGGCCTCTGGATTGGACAGAGGGCGGGGGCGCAGCTGAGACCCAAACACTCCCGCTCATCCCCTCCACGGAGCAGGGATGCTGGTCACAGTTGCCCCTGGAGCTGGACATGAAGCCATAGGCTGCCCAGGAAGTCCCCCGGGCTGCTCGGGACACTTGCCCTGTCTCAGGCCCCTggaccttccttctctcccttcctgagcCTTTTACTATGGCGAAGAGAATGCACGAGCCTCTAAGCCCTGGCACTCCACTGGACTTTTCAGGGGataggaggctggggtggggggggcgggcgctGAGCAGCGCCCAGCAGTGCACTgggactagtcctggctctgtgcttgctgggctcactcccggcagccAGAGGACATGcacagttccagggatcaaagcgTGGTCGGCCCAGgccagcgccttaacccctgtgctgtccctCTGGCTAGCCCTGGACTTTTGTctcggggccacacccgactgGCTCTGTGcgcgggggtcactcctggcagggctcaggggaccatgtgtggtgctgggagtcagaATAGAGTCGGCTGTGGGccgggcaagtgtcttaccccctaGATCTCTCTTTGGCTGTGGCCCtgcagttttcattttccttccctaGTGTGGGATCTGGAGCTCTCCCACCAGccttggtggggtggggtgggggtggggggcagcaacCCGGGATCCGGCTTCGGTGCTTCCTCCTGCTGCAGGACCTGCCTGTCCAGTCCAGCCGTAGCCGTCCTCGGCCCCCATGTCACTACCACCTTCCTCCCTGACTGCCCTTTCAACTCTGCCCCTGGTCCCACGTGTGCACCAGCCTAATCTCACCCCTGTCCCAGTGGGCCgcattccttcctcccccctcctctcttgccacctcacctgccccctcacccctgcttcctGGGCCGTGCCAGGTCCCCAGGAGCCTGGAAGCCTGCGGCTCAGTCCCGCAGCACACCGTTCCCTGAGGGAGGTTGGTCTGCCAAAGATTGGAACGGAAAAGCAATCCCTTGGCTCTGGAATGCATATCCAGAGCTGGACCTCGGAACTGCGCTTGCCCTGGGCAAGGTCATGCTTTCTGGACATTCCTAAGCCTTTGGAAAAATGCTTTGGAAAAAATAAGGCAGAAGCAGCTGGGAGGCCAGAGGGAAGGACCCGCTGTGAAATCAGCGAGGCTGGTGCCCTCCTGGACATGAGGGCGTGGGTGCGGAACCGGGCCTATGGGGAGGGCATGCTGGGTGCCAGGCACTCACAGCCGAGTGGGAGCTGCTCTGTGCGGATTGCAGGGGTGCGGCCAggccctcctgcctctctcctgtgCCCAGACGCGACGGCGATGGCTGGAGGTCCCCTGGCAGGCCGGGAGGCCCTCAGAGGCTTCGCAGTGCTCACGGAGGCTGGTGCTGCTTTGGAGCTTGCACACGCGTTTCCCGGGACTCTGTTATGTTATGTATGGCGCATCCCCAGAGTTACTGGGGCTCTCCTCGGTGCTCACCAGACTGGCGCTATGCTTTCTCACAGTTcccaccagggggcgccctcCCCACCAGTTTTGTGGCTCTTACGGATCCCTGTGCTGGCGGTGGGGTCACGGCAGAGCAGGCAGAATCTCGCCCCGTGCAGATTCCCCCTGGGGAGGTGTTCCATCCGAGCCCAAGCTATTCCCGGGGCCCTGCAGGCACTCACGGTTCATTCTGAAGAGCACTGAAGCGTGGGGCCCCACCACAGACCGACGAGGGCCAGGGTCAGGCCGATATTTCAGCCTTTTTATGCCCACGAACGGGGGGTTGGAAAGCCCCGAGCCCGGCCATCACGCtagttttgcttctgtttgtgcCTCCTCCTGCTGCTTAGCACAGGGCCTGGGCCATGGGCAGCCCTGCCGTGGGTCGAGGCCAGAGGGCAGGAGAGGCACTCGcctggcctgcagctgacctgggctccacccccccacctgtgtaggaTCCTGAGCCTGTCACAGCCAGAtgtgcagagctgggtggggggtcAGCAGTgaacctgcccacccccccaccccctgccccatagAACCAGCCCTGTCAGGTGAAAGTGGACAGAGACCCAGGGGCCTGACGCTAAGGCTTCATGGAGGAAAGTGAGTGTTTTgtcgtttgggggccacgcttTCCTAcactagggcttactcctggttctgtgctcctgtGTGAATTTAAATTCACTCCAGTGCTTGGCATCGGGGGCGGGGGGTTCAAATGGGTGCCAGGAGGtaagcaaggtaagcaccctcctGTAGTACTATCGCTGAGGCCCGGCCTTGAGCCGGGTATTTTCAGAGCGAGCATTTGCGTGGAGAATGACGTGAAGGTCATCTAGGACTCGCTCTGCAGATGCCATGTCCCTGGGAGCTCTGTAAACCAGTTCATCCGAGAACTTACCTTGAACTTGCAGAGAACACGTGACTTGGAACATGGGCTGACCCCTCCCCCCCGAAAGGGTGCCCCTCCTCCAGCGAGCGAGGGTGGGGAGCCCTCCCCAGGAGAGGCCTGCTAGcccagaactgagaagggaagcCAGTCGCCAAGAGGCCAAGCTGATACAGAAACTGGGGGTGGCGTGCCAGGGGGCCTGTTTCCATGGGGATGGAGCACCCCCAGGTCAGGCTGCAGGAGAGctgggtgcggggggcggggaagcTGGGGCCGGGCTCCCTGCCTCAGTCcctctgttttttgggggagggagggggcatgaCCAAAATGCAGTGAAAAACCAATCAAAGGAGAGGCACCGCAAATGCTACCTATTTGGCCCCCAACTTTAAGTCATGTTTCCATGTTGAAGGTGGCCCTTCAAAATatgaatctggggccagagagatagtactggggttcaGGCactgccttgcgcacagctgacctggattcaatccctcaTCCCGTAAccttgagcaccgagccaggaggaagccctgggccccaaacacaaaacccacaaaaacaaaacgtGATTTGGGAGAAACTGCTCAGCAGGCCCCGAGGCAGCCAgggccaagcagtgctggggatcgaaccttggcTCCTATCTTAGGGTCCAGCCTTCAGGCCCCCTGTCTGCAGGGGCCTGTAATTTCCATTCCCCAGGAAGGTCAGAAAATGCCCCGTCCTGCTCAGCCAAGGAGCCAGCTTGACTGCAGCACGGGGTCTCGGCAGGGAGGTTGGGGGTGCAGTTAGGGGAAGCTCCTGGGCTGACGTGGGGAGCCTTGCACCTGTCATGGTCTCCCTCAGGAGCCTGGTCTTCACGGTGGGCCTGGATTCGACTCCCATACACTTGATATGCAcaggacccaggttcgatcccaggcaacccatggcttcctgagcactgctgggtgggacccaaaataaagacaaacaaaaatccccatCAGGGGTCGAAGCgctagtacagtggagagggcacttgccttgcacatggctgacctgggtctgatccctggcataccatagggtcccctgagcactgccaggagaaattcctgagtgcagagtcaggattaacccctgtgcatcactggccctcaaaaaaaataaagacaaaaaacaaaaataaaaacaaaacaggttcCTCCCCAGGCCTGGAGCTCTGCCtgcatattgtgtgtgtgtgtgtgtgtgtgtgtgtgtgtgaagggagtgggtgggtgggtgggggcacacttaacagtgctcaggacttactcctggctttgcacgcaatccgggatcatttctggcagagcttgggggccatgtgtggtaccaagggtcacacccaggtcagctgcaagcaaagcTAACGCCTTCCCCGTGGTCATGCTAttgctctcccctcccttccccccccccttggTCTTCCCCCCAATCAACACCACTGCTGCCCAGCTGGCCCCTCAAAGCTGGTATTTATTCTGTACAAGGGTACGCTGTACATTAGACATTCTTCGATTCTTGCTTACACAGTAAACAAGCTGGACGCCAGCCCTTGGCTCAGGTTCCGGGGTCCTGGA
This region includes:
- the MFRP gene encoding membrane frizzled-related protein isoform X1, translating into MRTYSDMGVCVEAAELSKTEFSNPAFEPEPGLPGVTPAPREDASGMPRVPWPGRRPRELRADCRFSGLCTLLLAGLLVLLAGLLVAVILAQLQAPPSSGVAHRPLPARRPPSPSPSPTSQATVPPRGQQEASGSPTPQPTCGGLLPGPQGFFSSPNYPDPYPPNAHCVWHIRVTPGQAIQLRIETLSMESVASCLFDRLEIAPEPDGPLLRVCGRVPPPTLNTNTSRLRVAFVSDGSVAGFGFHAWFQAVAPGHGSCAQGEFPCDRGVCLLPDSVCDGFAQCADGSDELDCGASISGCGGNLTGLQGTFSAPRAPQHPHQQFCTWHIWVPAGHSLQLQFHNFSVAASEQCRRDYVEVYEGSRPEALGLLGRFCGGSEPPSPLRSVHPRLTVIFRTQHAGSGGFSAAFRALNHTENPCGPGELSCLDKRCQGLRWPCESWGDCKNCSGALPPPPGLTCEPVRVEMCAGLSYNSTAFPNIWGGVATQAEVAEVLRGYQSLTSLPCYPHFRRLLCGLLVPHCTPQGSVLPPCRSVCQEAEHQCQSGLAHLGTPWPFNCDRLPEAAGVDTCARP
- the MFRP gene encoding membrane frizzled-related protein isoform X2; this translates as MRTYSDMGVCVEAAELSKTEFSNPAFEPEPGLPGVTPAPREDASGMPRVPWPGRRPRELRADCRFSGLCTLLLAGLLVLLAGLLVAVILAQLQAPPSSGVAHRPLPARRPPSPSPSPTSQATVPPRGQQEASGSPTPQPTCGGLLPGPQGFFSSPNYPDPYPPNAHCVWHIRVTPGQAIQLRIETLSMESVASCLFDRLEIAPEPDGPLLRVCGRVPPPTLNTNTSRLRVAFVSDGSVAGFGFHAWFQAVAPGHGSCAQGEFPCDRGVCLLPDSVCDGFAQCADGSDELDCGASISGCGGNLTGLQGTFSAPRAPQHPHQQFCTWHIWVPAGHSLQLQFHNFSVAASEQCRRDYVEVYEGSRPEALGLLGRFCGGSEPPSPLRSVHPRLTVIFRTQHAGSGGFSAAFRALNHTENPCGPGELSCLDKRCQGLRWPCESWGDWLTCEPVRVEMCAGLSYNSTAFPNIWGGVATQAEVAEVLRGYQSLTSLPCYPHFRRLLCGLLVPHCTPQGSVLPPCRSVCQEAEHQCQSGLAHLGTPWPFNCDRLPEAAGVDTCARP